A genome region from Paludibacterium sp. B53371 includes the following:
- a CDS encoding NRAMP family divalent metal transporter — translation MDMSKNDANAAVLDSAHLGDIQGALGTIRHDDLAARRGWLAKLKTLLAILGPGLIVMVGDNDAGAFSTYTQAGQNHGTALLWTLALLIPVIYVNQEMVLRLGAVTRVGHARLILERFGKFWGAFSAIDLFLLNALTIVTEFIGISLGMDYLGVPKVLGVVLAALLIMGSAATGDFRRFERFSLLLVAGSLILVPILVMIHPPVGQIAHDFLVPQMPAGGKTADVMLLVIAIVGTTVAPWQLFFQQSYIIDKRITPRFIKYERADLWLGIVLVIVGAVAMIAFTAQVFTGHAEFGHFQDAGAVAQGLGKYYGRLPGVLFAIALIDASLIGAMAVSLSTAYALGDVLSLKHSLHRKPTEAIGFYAMYCGLIVLAAVLVLLPGVPLGLLVNAVQSLAGVLLPSATVFLLLMCNDRAVLGPWVNSRRTNVFTSLIVALLVLMSVILTAAVLFPDLSEHTILTILITGGGASVLIVLLGQLIGLRQEARQGSMPIARPDSAELYGWRMPALANLPPMVMSGRSKLWMALLRGYLLLAMGMVIYKVVVSI, via the coding sequence ATGGACATGAGCAAAAACGACGCCAATGCAGCCGTGCTGGACAGCGCACACCTGGGCGATATTCAGGGGGCGCTGGGTACCATCCGGCATGATGATCTGGCGGCTCGTCGTGGTTGGCTGGCCAAATTGAAAACCTTGCTGGCGATTCTGGGGCCTGGACTGATTGTGATGGTCGGTGACAACGATGCCGGTGCCTTCAGTACCTATACCCAGGCTGGCCAGAATCATGGTACTGCCCTGCTGTGGACCCTGGCGCTGCTGATCCCGGTGATTTACGTGAATCAGGAGATGGTGCTGCGCCTGGGGGCGGTGACGCGTGTCGGCCATGCCCGCCTGATTCTCGAACGTTTCGGCAAGTTCTGGGGCGCTTTCAGCGCCATCGATCTGTTCCTGCTCAATGCCCTGACCATCGTCACCGAGTTCATCGGTATCAGCCTGGGCATGGACTATCTCGGTGTGCCCAAGGTGCTGGGCGTGGTACTGGCCGCCTTGCTGATCATGGGCTCGGCGGCCACGGGTGATTTCCGTCGCTTTGAGCGCTTTTCGCTGTTGCTGGTGGCGGGCAGTCTGATTCTGGTGCCCATCCTGGTCATGATTCATCCGCCAGTCGGCCAGATCGCTCATGATTTTCTGGTGCCGCAAATGCCTGCCGGAGGCAAGACCGCCGATGTCATGCTGCTGGTCATTGCCATTGTCGGCACCACCGTGGCGCCCTGGCAGTTGTTCTTCCAGCAGAGCTATATCATCGACAAACGCATTACCCCGCGTTTCATCAAATATGAGCGGGCCGATCTGTGGCTGGGGATCGTGCTGGTGATCGTCGGGGCCGTCGCCATGATCGCCTTTACCGCCCAGGTGTTCACGGGGCATGCCGAATTCGGCCACTTTCAGGATGCCGGTGCCGTGGCGCAGGGGCTGGGCAAGTATTATGGCCGCCTGCCCGGCGTGCTGTTTGCCATCGCCCTGATCGATGCTTCCCTGATCGGTGCCATGGCGGTGTCGCTGTCGACTGCCTATGCCCTGGGCGACGTCCTGAGTCTCAAGCATTCGCTGCATCGCAAGCCCACCGAAGCGATCGGGTTTTATGCCATGTATTGCGGGCTGATCGTGCTGGCCGCCGTGCTGGTGCTGTTGCCGGGGGTGCCACTGGGTCTGCTGGTCAATGCCGTTCAATCGCTGGCCGGGGTGCTGCTGCCCAGTGCCACGGTGTTCCTGCTGTTGATGTGCAATGACCGGGCAGTGCTGGGGCCCTGGGTCAATTCCCGCCGCACCAATGTCTTCACGTCTTTGATCGTGGCCTTGCTGGTGCTGATGTCGGTCATTTTGACCGCCGCCGTGCTGTTTCCCGATCTGTCCGAGCACACGATCCTGACCATCCTCATCACGGGGGGCGGCGCCAGTGTACTGATTGTGCTGCTGGGGCAGCTCATCGGCCTGCGCCAGGAAGCCAGGCAAGGTTCGATGCCCATCGCCCGGCCGGATTCGGCCGAATTGTATGGTTGGCGCATGCCGGCGCTGGCCAATCTGCCACCCATGGTGATGTCCGGACGCAGCAAGCTGTGGATGGCCTTGTTGCGTGGCTACCTGCTGCTGGCCATGGGCATGGTGATTTACAAGGTGGTGGTGTCGATCTAG
- a CDS encoding efflux transporter outer membrane subunit, with amino-acid sequence MNRRWLCGLSALALAGCAVGPDYVRPQVVMTSQYKESQGWQPAAPADHLARGAWWEVFNDPDLNRLETELNAANLSIAQAEAQYRQSTALLREAQAGFFPTIGASAAESTGRSVGSGNAASTISTSYNAALSASWEVDLWGQVRRNAEAGQAKAESSLASLENVRLSAQAQLAIAYFQLYVADAQKRSLDDSVAAYQQQLTITRNRYAAGVAGQADVAQAQSQLQTLQVQAIDKGLQRDKLQHAIAVLIGRSPSDFDLSQRQTRPHVPTIPPGVPSDLLQRRPDIAAAERLVAQANAQIGVAKAAWFPSLTLGASGGYRSSNLADWFTLPSRVWSVGPTLAATLFDGGLRSAQSDAAQANYDQTVAAYRQTVLSAFQDVEDNLAALRILSQEAELQHQAVLAARQSAQITFNQYQAGIASMLNVAQANATQQASERSEFDILNSQLTAAVGLIKALGGGYQVGHSSDSAAR; translated from the coding sequence ATGAACAGGCGCTGGCTGTGTGGTTTGAGTGCATTGGCGCTGGCCGGTTGTGCCGTGGGGCCGGACTATGTGCGCCCCCAGGTGGTCATGACCAGTCAATACAAGGAAAGCCAGGGCTGGCAGCCCGCTGCGCCGGCAGATCATCTGGCCCGGGGGGCCTGGTGGGAGGTGTTCAATGACCCGGACCTCAACCGGCTGGAGACCGAGCTCAATGCCGCCAATTTGAGTATTGCGCAGGCCGAGGCTCAGTATCGGCAGTCGACGGCCCTGCTGCGCGAAGCCCAGGCCGGTTTTTTCCCTACCATCGGCGCCTCGGCGGCTGAATCGACCGGTCGCAGCGTCGGCAGCGGTAATGCGGCCAGTACCATCAGCACCTCTTACAACGCGGCACTGAGTGCCAGTTGGGAGGTCGATTTGTGGGGACAGGTGCGGCGTAATGCCGAGGCCGGGCAGGCCAAGGCCGAATCCAGTCTGGCCAGTCTGGAAAATGTAAGGCTCAGCGCCCAGGCTCAGCTGGCGATTGCCTATTTTCAGCTGTATGTCGCAGATGCCCAGAAACGCTCGCTCGATGACAGCGTCGCCGCCTACCAGCAGCAACTGACCATTACCCGCAATCGCTACGCGGCCGGCGTCGCCGGACAGGCGGACGTGGCTCAGGCTCAGAGCCAGTTGCAGACTCTCCAGGTCCAGGCGATCGACAAGGGCCTGCAGCGCGACAAGCTGCAACATGCCATTGCCGTCCTGATCGGTCGCTCGCCGTCGGATTTCGACCTCAGCCAGCGTCAGACCCGGCCGCATGTGCCAACCATTCCACCGGGCGTGCCCTCGGATCTGCTGCAGCGTCGTCCGGACATTGCCGCCGCCGAACGCCTGGTGGCGCAGGCCAATGCCCAGATCGGCGTGGCCAAGGCCGCCTGGTTCCCATCGCTGACCCTGGGGGCCAGTGGTGGGTATCGCAGCAGTAATCTGGCCGACTGGTTTACCTTGCCCAGCCGTGTCTGGTCGGTCGGGCCGACCCTGGCGGCCACGCTGTTTGATGGCGGCTTGCGCAGCGCACAAAGCGATGCTGCCCAGGCCAACTATGACCAGACCGTGGCGGCTTACCGCCAGACCGTGCTGAGTGCCTTCCAGGATGTCGAAGATAACCTGGCCGCCTTGCGCATTCTCAGTCAGGAGGCCGAGTTGCAGCACCAGGCGGTGCTGGCGGCGCGCCAGTCCGCGCAGATCACCTTCAATCAATACCAGGCCGGTATTGCCAGCATGCTCAACGTCGCGCAGGCGAATGCCACGCAACAGGCCAGCGAGCGCAGCGAGTTCGACATCCTCAACAGTCAGCTGACCGCAGCGGTCGGTCTGATCAAGGCGCTGGGCGGTGGCTATCAGGTCGGACACAGCAGCGATTCTGCCGCTCGCTGA
- a CDS encoding ABC transporter permease subunit — protein MRLILPPLFNASARRLLPNRWDVIAFPLILSLIVLGSTGFHETLAPMSTLKTQAISLDPTSLPEYSLRTILRMLAAMVASLLFTLVYGTLAAKSRRAEKVLIPILDILQSVPVLGYISFTVTFFIALFPGRVIGAECAAIFAIFTSQAWNMTFSFYQSLRTVPRDLVEVSQGFQLTGWQRFWKLEVPYAMPGLIWNMMMSMSGGWFFVVASEAITVGNNTVTLPGVGSYLAQAIAEGNLTAVGWVILTMTVVILAYDQLLFRPLVAWADKFRLEDTASQNEPESWLLDMIRRTRLIQALLKPFGLLITGVARMPLRLPRPTGGSAAPSRGNRYGDWLWNALVLLGTAYLSWRVLSYVASEVRLGDVWHVITLGLITLLRVTILILLASLVWVPLGVLIGLRPRLAEKFQPLAQFLAAFPANLLFPVFVIPIAYFGANPDIWLSPLIVLGTQWYILFNVIAGATAFPNDFREAAANFRIRGWQWWRKVILPGIFPYYVTGAITASGGAWNASIVSEMVQWGHIKLKAHGLGSYIAEMTAAGDFPRIILGIAVMSLFVVLFNRLLWRPMYAYAENHLR, from the coding sequence ATGCGTCTGATCTTGCCGCCGCTCTTCAACGCCTCCGCGCGGCGTTTGCTGCCCAATCGCTGGGATGTCATCGCCTTTCCGCTGATCCTGAGTCTGATCGTACTGGGCAGTACCGGCTTCCACGAGACGCTGGCCCCGATGTCGACGCTCAAGACGCAGGCGATTTCGCTTGATCCGACCAGTCTGCCGGAGTACTCACTGCGCACCATCCTGCGCATGCTGGCCGCCATGGTGGCTTCGCTGCTGTTTACCCTGGTGTACGGCACCCTGGCCGCCAAGAGCCGGCGCGCGGAAAAAGTGCTGATCCCGATCCTCGATATCCTGCAGTCGGTGCCGGTGCTGGGTTACATCTCCTTCACCGTCACCTTCTTCATCGCCCTGTTTCCAGGACGGGTGATCGGTGCCGAATGTGCGGCGATCTTTGCCATTTTCACCAGCCAGGCCTGGAACATGACCTTCAGCTTCTACCAGTCGCTGCGCACGGTGCCGCGCGATCTGGTCGAAGTGTCGCAAGGCTTCCAGCTGACCGGCTGGCAGCGTTTCTGGAAGCTGGAAGTCCCGTATGCCATGCCCGGCCTGATCTGGAACATGATGATGAGCATGTCCGGCGGCTGGTTCTTCGTGGTGGCGTCCGAGGCGATAACCGTCGGCAACAACACCGTCACGCTGCCCGGGGTCGGCTCCTATCTGGCGCAGGCCATCGCTGAAGGCAATCTGACGGCGGTCGGCTGGGTGATTCTTACCATGACGGTCGTTATCCTGGCCTACGACCAGCTGCTGTTCCGCCCGCTGGTGGCCTGGGCGGACAAGTTCCGCTTGGAAGATACCGCTTCGCAGAATGAGCCGGAGTCCTGGCTGCTGGACATGATCCGTCGTACCCGCCTGATTCAGGCCCTGCTCAAGCCCTTTGGTCTGCTGATCACCGGTGTGGCCCGCATGCCCCTGCGCCTGCCGCGACCGACCGGCGGCAGCGCGGCCCCCTCGCGTGGCAACCGCTACGGCGACTGGCTGTGGAATGCGCTGGTACTACTGGGGACCGCCTATCTCAGCTGGCGCGTGCTCAGTTACGTCGCCAGCGAAGTCAGGCTGGGGGATGTCTGGCATGTCATCACCCTGGGTCTCATCACCTTGCTGCGCGTGACCATCCTGATCCTGCTGGCTTCGCTGGTGTGGGTACCGCTGGGCGTGCTGATCGGCCTGCGTCCGCGTCTGGCGGAGAAATTTCAGCCGCTGGCACAGTTCCTGGCGGCCTTTCCGGCCAACTTGCTGTTTCCGGTCTTCGTCATTCCCATCGCCTACTTCGGCGCCAATCCCGATATCTGGCTGTCTCCGCTGATCGTGCTGGGCACGCAGTGGTACATCCTGTTTAACGTGATTGCCGGCGCGACGGCCTTCCCGAATGATTTCCGCGAAGCGGCCGCCAATTTCCGCATCCGCGGCTGGCAGTGGTGGCGCAAGGTGATCCTGCCGGGGATCTTTCCCTATTACGTCACCGGCGCGATTACCGCCTCCGGTGGCGCCTGGAACGCCAGCATCGTGTCGGAAATGGTGCAATGGGGACATATCAAGCTCAAGGCGCATGGCCTGGGGTCCTATATTGCCGAAATGACGGCTGCGGGCGATTTCCCGCGCATCATCCTGGGGATCGCCGTGATGTCGCTGTTCGTCGTGCTGTTCAACCGCTTGCTGTGGCGCCCGATGTACGCCTATGCCGAAAACCATCTGCGTTGA
- a CDS encoding PliI family lysozyme inhibitor of I-type lysozyme gives MKHWQSGLMALLTMTTAVAAPHTVRLASGQTVVVASGQGEPQSIGSYSIRLYAPASTPAFALDNFLSGLIRPRDGTLSRVSVMRLDPHNAPMVVVTMQSAGSGGYLAADAYSVGETHLTLRTCVRGLRPRSNLGTALRQALYAPAACGQ, from the coding sequence GTGAAACACTGGCAGTCCGGCCTGATGGCCCTCCTGACCATGACAACGGCCGTGGCGGCCCCGCACACCGTGAGGCTGGCGTCGGGACAAACCGTGGTCGTGGCGAGCGGTCAAGGCGAGCCGCAATCCATCGGCAGTTACAGCATCCGCCTGTATGCCCCAGCCAGCACCCCGGCCTTCGCGCTCGACAACTTTCTCAGTGGGCTGATCCGCCCGCGGGATGGCACCCTGTCCAGGGTCAGTGTGATGCGGCTCGACCCGCACAACGCGCCCATGGTGGTGGTCACCATGCAAAGCGCCGGCAGTGGCGGTTATCTGGCGGCTGATGCCTACAGCGTTGGTGAAACGCATCTGACGTTGCGGACTTGTGTGCGCGGCCTCAGGCCGCGCAGCAATCTGGGCACCGCGTTGCGGCAGGCGCTGTATGCGCCCGCCGCCTGCGGTCAGTAA
- a CDS encoding multidrug efflux RND transporter permease subunit: MNLSSPFIRRPIGTALLTLAVVLAGTLAFKLLPVSPLPQVDYPTISVSAKLPGASPETMASSVATPLERSLGRIAGVNQITSTSALGSTRITLQFDLDRDINGAARDVQAAINGARALLPSGMPSNPSYRKVNPSEAPVMIIALTSRAFSKGQMYDIASTMLAQKLAQVPGVGDVTVGGSSLPAVRVELQPQALNQYGISLEQVRTVLTANNANRPKGALEDGDKHWQILANDQSVQASDYQPLIIHYGNGAAVRLSDVAQVVDSVQDLRNAGSVDGKQSVLLVVTRQPGANIIDTVDRVRALLPQLQASIPQGIQLDVPLDRTPTIRASLADVERTLLISVALVIMVVFLFLRNGRATLIPAITVPVSLIGTFGVMYLAGFSLNNLSLMALTIATGFVVDDTIVVLENIARHIEEGMSPMAAAFRGAREVGFTVLSMSLSLIAVFIPILLMGGIIGRLFREFAISLSVAILISLLVSLTTTPMLCARWLKPHDAQARHGWLIDWAQRALLWMQQGYRHTLTWALAHGRSMMLLLLATICLNVYLYQAVPKGFFPQQDTGRLMGMLRADQQTSFQAMKVKLDRFMTIVRRDPAVASVVGFTGGAQLNTANMFIVLKPLSERHDNAELVIARLRKSLAHEPGATLFLQSVQDIRIGGRASNAQYQYTLQGDDLATLREWEPKVRRAMMRLPMLADVNSDQQDKGLQTTLVFDRDTMARLGVTQKAVDSTLNDAFGQRQVSTIYRPLNQYHVVMELAPPYWQNPDALQWIYVPSTSGKMVPLSAFSRYQPGNTALAVNHQGQFAAVTISFNLPVGVSLSDATKAIDSTMHQIGLPSSIIGSFQGSAAAFQSSLSTQPLLILAAILAVYIVLGMLYESVIHPLTILSTLPSAGVGALLALLVCQTEFSVIAMIGVLLLIGIVKKNAIMMIDFALEAERQQGLSTRDAIFQACLLRFRPIMMTTMAALFGAIPLALGHGDGAEMRQPLGIAIVGGLVVSQALTLYTTPVIYLYLDRFRLWCQAWRRRVPAPAEADN; encoded by the coding sequence ATGAACCTGTCCTCTCCCTTCATCCGGCGTCCGATCGGCACCGCCCTGCTGACCCTGGCGGTGGTGCTGGCCGGGACGCTGGCATTTAAACTGTTGCCGGTCTCGCCGCTGCCACAGGTTGATTACCCGACCATCTCGGTTTCGGCCAAACTGCCCGGCGCCAGCCCGGAGACGATGGCCTCCAGCGTGGCGACCCCACTGGAACGCTCGCTGGGCCGCATTGCCGGTGTCAACCAGATCACCTCCACCAGTGCGCTGGGCTCCACCCGCATCACGCTGCAATTCGACCTCGACCGTGACATCAATGGCGCGGCACGCGATGTGCAGGCAGCCATCAATGGTGCGCGTGCCTTGCTGCCCAGCGGGATGCCGAGTAATCCGAGTTATCGCAAGGTCAACCCGTCCGAAGCGCCGGTGATGATTATCGCGCTGACCTCCAGGGCTTTCAGCAAGGGGCAGATGTATGACATCGCCTCCACCATGCTGGCGCAGAAGCTGGCCCAGGTGCCTGGCGTGGGCGACGTCACGGTCGGCGGCAGCTCCCTGCCGGCCGTACGGGTCGAGTTGCAGCCCCAGGCCCTCAATCAATATGGCATCAGCCTGGAGCAGGTGCGCACGGTGCTGACGGCCAACAATGCCAATCGCCCCAAAGGGGCGCTGGAGGATGGCGACAAGCACTGGCAGATTCTGGCCAACGACCAGTCGGTACAGGCCAGCGATTACCAGCCCTTGATCATCCACTATGGCAATGGTGCTGCCGTACGGCTGAGCGATGTGGCTCAGGTGGTCGATTCCGTGCAGGATCTGCGCAACGCCGGCTCAGTCGACGGCAAGCAGTCGGTCCTGCTGGTGGTGACCCGCCAGCCGGGTGCCAACATCATTGACACCGTCGACCGGGTCCGTGCTTTGTTGCCACAGCTGCAGGCCTCGATCCCCCAGGGGATTCAGCTGGACGTGCCGCTTGATCGTACGCCGACCATCCGTGCTTCGCTGGCCGATGTCGAACGCACCCTGCTGATCTCGGTCGCCCTGGTGATCATGGTGGTGTTCCTGTTTCTGCGGAACGGCCGTGCGACGCTGATTCCCGCCATTACCGTGCCGGTGTCGCTCATCGGCACCTTCGGCGTGATGTATCTGGCCGGCTTCAGTCTCAACAACCTGTCGCTGATGGCGCTGACCATTGCCACCGGCTTTGTGGTCGATGACACCATCGTGGTACTGGAGAACATCGCCCGGCATATCGAGGAGGGCATGAGCCCGATGGCGGCGGCCTTCAGGGGGGCTCGAGAGGTAGGTTTTACCGTGTTGTCGATGAGTTTGTCGCTGATCGCGGTATTTATCCCTATCCTGCTGATGGGGGGCATCATCGGGCGCCTGTTCCGCGAGTTTGCCATCAGTCTGTCGGTAGCGATCCTGATTTCGCTGCTGGTGTCGCTGACCACCACGCCCATGCTGTGTGCCCGCTGGCTCAAGCCGCATGATGCCCAGGCCCGGCACGGCTGGCTGATTGACTGGGCTCAGCGCGCCTTGCTGTGGATGCAGCAGGGCTATCGCCATACGCTGACCTGGGCACTGGCGCACGGTCGTAGCATGATGCTGTTGCTTTTGGCAACCATATGCCTGAATGTCTACTTGTATCAGGCTGTCCCAAAAGGGTTTTTTCCCCAGCAGGATACCGGCAGACTGATGGGTATGCTGCGTGCCGACCAGCAGACGTCCTTCCAGGCCATGAAGGTCAAACTGGACCGATTCATGACGATCGTGCGGCGCGACCCGGCCGTGGCCTCGGTGGTCGGCTTTACCGGAGGGGCACAACTCAATACTGCCAATATGTTCATCGTGCTCAAGCCGTTGTCTGAGCGGCATGACAACGCCGAGCTGGTGATTGCCCGACTGCGCAAGTCACTGGCCCATGAGCCGGGAGCCACCCTGTTCCTGCAGTCGGTGCAGGATATCCGCATTGGTGGTCGTGCCAGCAATGCCCAGTATCAGTACACCCTGCAGGGGGACGATCTGGCGACATTGCGCGAATGGGAGCCGAAGGTGCGGCGCGCCATGATGCGCTTGCCAATGCTTGCCGATGTCAACTCTGACCAGCAGGACAAGGGGCTGCAGACCACCCTGGTGTTTGACCGCGATACCATGGCGCGACTGGGCGTCACGCAGAAGGCGGTCGACAGCACCCTCAATGACGCCTTCGGCCAGCGGCAGGTTTCAACCATCTATCGGCCGCTCAACCAGTATCACGTGGTGATGGAGCTGGCGCCGCCATACTGGCAGAACCCGGACGCCCTGCAGTGGATCTATGTGCCCTCGACCAGCGGCAAGATGGTGCCGCTCTCGGCCTTCAGCCGCTATCAGCCCGGCAACACCGCGCTAGCGGTCAACCATCAGGGCCAGTTTGCCGCCGTGACCATCTCCTTCAACCTGCCGGTCGGGGTGTCGCTCAGCGATGCGACCAAGGCGATCGACAGCACCATGCACCAGATCGGCCTGCCATCGTCCATTATCGGCAGCTTCCAGGGCTCGGCCGCTGCCTTCCAGAGTTCCCTGTCCACTCAGCCCTTGCTGATTCTGGCGGCCATCCTGGCGGTGTATATCGTGCTGGGCATGCTCTACGAGAGTGTCATCCACCCGCTGACCATTCTGTCCACCCTGCCATCGGCGGGTGTCGGCGCTTTGCTGGCGCTGCTGGTGTGCCAGACCGAATTTAGCGTGATTGCCATGATTGGCGTGCTGTTGCTGATCGGTATCGTCAAGAAGAATGCCATCATGATGATCGACTTTGCCCTTGAGGCAGAGCGCCAGCAGGGGCTGTCGACGCGTGATGCCATCTTCCAGGCCTGCCTGCTGCGTTTCCGGCCGATCATGATGACCACCATGGCGGCACTGTTCGGCGCCATACCGCTGGCGCTCGGCCACGGTGATGGTGCCGAGATGCGCCAGCCGCTGGGGATTGCCATCGTGGGTGGCCTGGTGGTCAGCCAGGCGCTGACCTTGTACACCACGCCGGTGATTTATCTGTATCTGGATCGTTTCCGACTGTGGTGTCAGGCCTGGCGCCGCCGGGTGCCGGCACCTGCAGAAGCGGACAATTGA
- a CDS encoding AAA-associated domain-containing protein — translation MENTNSTILEAREVCCGFEKAQGELKVLDGVNLTLKEGEIVGLLGRSGSGKSTLLRIIAGLIKATEGEVSYCGKPVDGPVEGVSMVFQTFALFPWLTVLENVEAGLEALGVPAKERRERALKAIDLIGLDGFESAYPRELSGGMRQRVGFARALVVNPTLMLMDEPFSALDVLTAETLRTDLLDLWNDGGLPIKSILIVTHNIEEAAFMCDRIMILSSNPGRLIAEVKVPFAHPRNRLDPAFRQFVDDIYAKMTRRPQTDAQRKVGLELRSWLPQVSTNLIAGLIETLAAAPYNGRADMPEIAQQLHMEVDDLFPVAEFLQHLGFAEISEGDITLTYYGRQYSDFGTQERKQLFADCLLRGVPLAAHIKQVLNERPKQRAPRDRFKQELEDYLSDEAAEETLDSVINWGRYAEIFSYDDQAEMFGLEDVA, via the coding sequence ATGGAAAACACCAATTCAACCATTCTCGAAGCGCGCGAAGTCTGCTGCGGATTTGAAAAGGCACAGGGTGAGCTCAAGGTTCTCGACGGCGTCAACCTGACCCTCAAGGAGGGCGAGATCGTCGGCCTGCTGGGTCGTTCCGGCTCGGGCAAGTCCACCCTGCTGCGCATCATCGCCGGCCTCATCAAGGCGACGGAGGGCGAGGTCAGCTATTGCGGCAAACCGGTAGACGGCCCCGTTGAAGGCGTCTCGATGGTGTTTCAGACCTTTGCCCTGTTTCCCTGGCTGACGGTGCTGGAGAACGTCGAGGCCGGACTGGAGGCGCTCGGCGTGCCGGCCAAGGAGCGGCGCGAGCGGGCGCTGAAGGCGATCGACCTGATTGGTCTGGACGGCTTTGAAAGCGCCTACCCGCGCGAGCTGTCCGGTGGCATGCGCCAGCGTGTCGGCTTTGCCCGTGCCCTGGTGGTCAACCCTACCCTGATGCTGATGGACGAGCCGTTCTCCGCACTGGACGTGCTGACCGCCGAAACGCTGCGTACCGATCTGCTCGACCTGTGGAACGATGGCGGCCTGCCGATCAAGTCCATCCTGATCGTGACCCACAATATTGAAGAGGCGGCGTTCATGTGCGATCGCATCATGATCCTGTCCTCGAATCCGGGACGGCTGATTGCCGAGGTGAAGGTGCCGTTTGCCCATCCGCGCAATCGCCTGGATCCGGCCTTCCGACAGTTCGTCGACGATATCTATGCCAAGATGACGCGCCGCCCGCAGACCGATGCCCAGCGCAAGGTCGGTCTGGAACTGCGCAGCTGGCTGCCGCAGGTATCGACCAACCTGATTGCCGGTCTGATCGAGACGCTGGCTGCCGCACCCTACAATGGCCGTGCGGACATGCCGGAAATCGCCCAGCAATTGCACATGGAGGTCGACGATCTGTTCCCGGTGGCGGAATTCCTGCAACACCTGGGCTTTGCCGAGATTTCCGAAGGTGACATCACGCTGACTTACTATGGTCGCCAGTATTCCGATTTCGGCACGCAGGAGCGCAAGCAGCTGTTCGCTGACTGCCTGTTGCGCGGCGTGCCGCTGGCCGCCCATATCAAGCAGGTGCTGAACGAACGTCCGAAGCAGCGCGCGCCGCGCGATCGCTTCAAGCAGGAGCTGGAAGACTATCTGAGCGACGAGGCCGCAGAAGAGACACTGGACTCCGTCATCAACTGGGGCCGTTACGCAGAAATCTTCTCCTACGATGACCAGGCCGAAATGTTCGGTCTGGAAGATGTCGCCTGA